The Thermotoga caldifontis AZM44c09 genomic interval GAGCCGAGATGGATAGACGAACGCACCAGAGCTTTTTATAAGGACGATCGCATCGTCGGTGTTGTCGTCCTTGAGGACATCAAGCAAGCCCGCGCGTGGGAAGAGAGGCTCAGGAAAAACTCAGTCTGAATCCTATTGATCCTTCCAGTCCAGCAACCTCTTTTCACCTTCGAGTTTTTTGATGTCGGTGACATCTTGGACGAGTTCCAATGTTCCCAGATATTCGCCGTTTCTGCTGTGAACCGGAAAGTATCTTATGTGAACCAGCCTTCCACCGAGGTTTATCCAGAACTCCGCCACTCGCTTTCTTCCCTCTTTGAAGGATTTCAAGATCCTGTTGACGATGTGCACGCTCCTCGGCGGATGACAGAACTGAACGGGTCTTCCTATGACCGTGATGGCTCTGTGGAATATCCTCTGGCCGTGCGAGAAGAACTTGACCCTGTCGTTCTCATCGATGAAGGTGATGTCCAACGGCAGGGTCCTGAAAATGGCTTCGAGTTCTTCAACGTTGAGGAAACCGCTTCTAAACTCGAGATCTTTTTCTTTACGCACCATGTAATTGTCTGGAGTGAGTGTGCCGACAACTTTTCTGACCTCTTCCGGCATCTTTCGGTAGGTTTCTTCGTCCACTCTGGGATCTATCTCGAACGGTAACAACGGCTTCTGTGACGGTTGCCATTCTCTCTTCACATCAATCTTGTAGAAGCCGATCTCCTCTTCGAACTGGCTCACGGCAGCCCACTCACCTTCCGAGAGGAGCACCAGCAAGGTGGGATAGAGGATGTTGTTCTCTCTGAAGACCATGTCCGCCATCATGCGGGACAGCTCGAGTGATTCCTTCTTCAAACGTTCTTCATCTTTTGAAGTTTCGTACAGATCCAGAACCAGTTTCACCTTCAACCTTATCTCATCGTGTTTGGACCAGAGGACACTCGGTACTGCGGTGATCCCTCTCCTTTCCAGATAAGGAAAAACAAGCATCTCTTCTCTGGTGTAATGTGTGAACCCTATGTTTCTCATCTGTCTCAAGAGTTCCTTCAACCTGCTCAAAAGTTCGCCTTTCTTTTCCCCTTCAGGCAGCGAGAAGGCAGTCGAAGCCAGCAGAGAGAGCGCTTCTGAATCTTTCAGGATTTCCTTGTTTTCCTCGAACAAGTTCCTCAGAGGATGACCCTGGGGAAGTTCCTCAATCTTGCTCGATGCTCCGCTCACGGCCCCCCTGAATAGCTCCACGTGAAGGTCGCACATCTTCACGATGTCTCTCACCGTTATCTCGCCTTCTCTGAGGAGTTCCTGCTCGATGGTGGCAATCTCGAAGGGTGAAAGCTTCGAGATGATCTCGCCGAACTCTTCCTTCAGAGATTCGATGCTCTCACCCTGATGAAGCCTCTTCAGAATGGTCTTGAAAAGTTCTACCTTTTCCTTCTGTTCCACGGATCCTTCCCTCCTTTTTAAAAAAGCCCCCTCGCGGGGGCTCCATTTTTTGTGAAAGACTCGGTTCGATCGGCGCAATCAACGCGCTCATTCGACCGGTTCAAACTGGTCTTTCGAAGCTCCGCACAGCGGACAGACCCAATCGTCCGGCAACGCCTCGAAAGGTGTTCCCGGAGGTACGTTGGCATCAGGATCGCCCACTTCTGGATCGTAGATGTAACCGCACAGCATGCAGCGATATTTCTTCATGTTTCCACCTCATTCTTCAACGACGATCTTCTTGCTGCTCTCCCAGAGACCGTGTATGTTGCAGTAAGACAGTGCCAGTATGGTGCCGGATCTGTTCAACTTCACCTTGCTCACCACGACGGGTTCTGTGTAGACCGCGCCCGTGTTCGGACCCTGGACGGATTCTCCGTGTGCGCTGAATTCGTACTTTCCTACCTCGTAAATGTAGGGATCACCATCTGGCTGGAAGAAGACCTGAATCCATCTGATGTGATGCTCCGTCGTGTTGGGATGTGGAATTTCTTTCCCGACGGTGACCGTGATCTGGACTGGTTCGTTCTTCTTAACCTTATCGGGTGCCTCGATGACCGGAACGTGCTTTTCCTTTTTGAAATCTTCACTCTTGATGAAATCTGCCAGTTTCATGTTTTCCCTCCTCAAACGGAGAATTCCCTGTAGGAATTCTTCGGAGCCCCACAGACTGGACACTTCTCGGGTGGTTCGTTCTCGACCGTGTGGCCGCAGACAGGGCAGATGTAGATCTTCGCGGCTGGATAGTCTTCTTTCTTTTCGACGAGCTGCTTCGCCTTCTTGTACATCTCCGCATGGATCTTCTCAGCTTCCCAGGCGAACTTCGTGCTCCTCTCTGCACCTTTCTCCTGCTGAAACTGTGCGACCGTGTTGTAGACCGGATACATCTCGTTGATCTCGAACGTTTCGCCGTCGATGCACTGCTGCACGTTCTCAGGCATTTCCCTGTAGATCTTTCCGAGTTCTCTGTAATGATTCCGTGCATGAACAAACTCTGCGTAGGCGATGGCTCTGAAAAGGTTCGCGAGTTTCTTGAGTCCTCTCTGTTCGGCTTCCTCCGCGAAGATCAAATACTTCATGTGTGCCATGCTTTCTCCCGCGAAGGCGTCCTCGAGGAACTTCTTCGTCATCTCCCTCACAAGACCACCCCCTGAAAGCTTTCTCAATTTGATTGTACCACATTTTTTCTGAATGGAACCATTTCAATGTTCAAACGATTGAAGTTCACCGTTCAGACACGAACCACACCGTCTCGCGTTTTCCACGAACGTGGCGCGCCGGGATTGGACTATCGAGCAGGACCTCGGCGAGCCTCTTCTTTTTCTCTTCCCCTCCGATCACGAAAAAGATGTACTCTGCACTGTTCAGAGCGTTGAAGGTCAGCGAAATCCTACGAACATGAGGATCTCCTGCGGCAGGGGTCGTGACCACCCATCTTTCACTCTTACCGAGTTCCACATCGAAGATCGAAGCGACATGACCGTCCGGTCCCATGCCGAGGATACAGACGTCGAAGTGGTCGGTGGTGTTCCTTATTTCTCTTTCGTACCTCTCTGCACACCGTTCCAAAGGCAGATTGGTATCGACGAAGTGAACGTTTTCGTCTGGAACAGAAACTTTTTTGAAAAGCGCTTCGCTGATGTTTTTGAAGTTGCTCCGTTCAGAATCGAGCGGCACGTACCTCTCATCGCTCAGAAAGAAGTGTATTTTCTCCCACTGTATGTTGTAGCGAGCGAGGGTCTCGTAGACGGGGATCGGAGTCTTGCCACCCGCCAGAACGATGAAGAGTTTTTCTTTCTCTGAGAGTAGAGATCTGAGCTTTTCGAAGATCACGTTCGCCGTGAACTCGACGAAGCCTTCATCCAGAAGGTAGATCACGGTCTTAGCCATCGCCTGCCGTCCCTCTCTATCAGTTCGTCGGCCTCCTTTGGTCCCCAGCTGCCGGCTCTGTAGATCTCGGGCGCGAAACGCTCCGGTTCTCTTTCCCAGGCCTTCAGGATTGGATCGAGCAACTGCCAGGAAACTTCCAGATCGTCCTTCCTCATGAACAGCGTCGGATCGCCCAGCAAAACGTCCAGAATCAACCTCTCGTAGGCGTCCGGCAGTTTCACACCGAAGTGATCTTCGTATTTGAAGTCCATGCTGAGCAACTGTGGAACCATTCCAGGGCAGGGACGTTTGAGCTGAAAGCACAGGGATATACCCTCGTTCGGTTGAATCGTGAAGATGATGGCGTTCGGTTCGATCTGTTCAACGGAAAGGCTTGAAAACACCGAGTGGGGAACTTTCTTAAAGACCACGGCGATCTGCGTTATTTTCTTTGCGAGTCTCTTTCCTGAGCGCAGGTAGAACGGCACACCGCTCCATCTCCAGTTGTCTATGAACAGTTTCATGGCGACGAAGGTCTCGACGTTCGAATCCGGAGCCACACCGGGTTCTTCTCTGTAGGAAGGAATGTATTTTCCATCGATCACGTTCGAACCGTACTGACCCCTGACGATCCAGTTCTTCAGTTCCTCCACTTTGAAAGGCCTAATGGATCTGAGAAGCTTGATCCTCTCGTCCCTGAAGCTTTCGGCGTTGAAGCTGGCGGGTGGCTCCATCGCAACCAGGGCGAGCAACTGAAGCATGTGGTTCTGGAACATGTCTCTCAACAGGCCTGTGGTTTCGAAATAGCCGGCTCTGTGTTCCACGCCGATATCTTCCGCGATCGTTATTTGAACGTGGTCCACGAACTTGTTGTTCCAGATCTCTTCGAAGATGAAGTTGGCGAATCTGAACACGAGGATGTTCTGCACCGTTTCTTTTCCAAGGTAGTGATCGATCCTGTATATCTGGTGTTCTCTGAACGATCTCTGAAGCGTTTCTTCGAGTGCCCGCGCGGAATTCAAGTCCTTCCCGAACGGCTTTTCGATCACGATCCTCGTTTTGGGATTCTCTTCACTGTTCAGACCGACCCTCGAGAGATTCTCGATGATGGGAACGTAGACGTCAGGAGGGACGGCCAAATAGAACACCAGTGTCTTCGCATGTGTTCCTTTCAAAAGTTTTTCTAAGGAATCCTTCAGGTGCCTGAAGCTCTCTTCGCTTCGATAATCGATCGACGCGTAGTAGCACTTGCTGGAAAACTCAGAATCCACTTTCAAACGTTGCCTGAAATCTTCGTCCGACATCGGCGTTCTCGCCACACCGAGCACGAAGAAATCCTTTGGAAGAACGTTCGCCCTGAACAGACTGTTCAACGCCGGCACGAGCTTTCTCTTCGTGAGGTCTCCCGATGCACCGAATATGACCATGCCGAAAGGTTCGTTCACCTTTGGAAAACAACTCAGATCCGTGACCACGTTCTCGGGACATGTCTTCGGTTCAACTCGACAGTTCAAAATTCCACCTCGATTCTATTTTAACCACGATAGTTCAAAGCGGATTAAGAAAGCTCAAAAACGCTACAGTTTCCTGGAGAAACTCGATTTCTAACGGTGAACCACTGTGCCGAGAGAAGACGGTAACCACACGTGTTAGAATAGGTGTAGATAGAAGATTGGAGTGAGGAAGTGTGGATCTCACGATCAAAGTACCTCTCAAATCTTTTGTTAAGCTTTTCAGAGAAATGAAAGTCTTAGAATACAAGTATTTTGTGAAACATTCCATACAGGTAGCGAAATTAACGATGAAGATCGCAGAGAAGCTGGATCTTCCTTACGATAGAGATAACGCGTATCTTTTAGGCCTGTTCCACGACCTCGGGCTGATCTTGAAGGCGTCGATTGAAAACTACGATCTGTTCGCCGACATGTTCAGAAGGGTTCCAGACCTGGAAAGGGTGGTGACAACGCTCGACAGGCAAGATCAGCACTCGGCCATCTCCTACATGATAGCACGCCAGAGTAAACCTCTCTGTCCTGTCTGCGCGAGGGCTATCCTCTATCACCACACACCCTTTCAAAAGATAAAGGAAGACGATGATCTGATCCTCTTATCCAGTAGTATCAAAACGGCCGATTTGATTTCGCTCGCCGCTCTGAAACAGGAAGAGACGAACAAAGAACTGGACGCGGAGTTCTTCACCCATGTGATTTCTTCGATCAAGAAGGATGCAGGCATACCGGACGATGTGAAGAAAGCCGCCGTCGATGTACTGCTTGACGTCATCGCGAACTCTATCATCAGCGACGATGATCTGTGTTTCGATTCCGACCAGAAGCTAGACATCACAGATTTCAAACAGCTCGCCAGAATAATTGCCACCTTGCTGGACTTTCGAAGCCCGTACACGAGAAATCACACCTTCGTCTGCATGAAAATAGCGGAAATACTCAGTGGAGAAACGCTGGGCGATGCGGACGTAACTTTGATCAGCACCGCCGCCTTGCTACACGATATAGGAAAGATCAAAACCCCACTGAGCATACTGCACAAGAGAGGCAGGCTCGATGCGGAGGAATTCGTTATAATGAAGAGACACGTGGTCGACACGTATTACATGCTGGAACGTGCGGACCTCAGAGTTTTTTCCATCATCGGTGCGGCGCACCACGAGAGACTCGATGGGAGCGGTTATCCTCTCGGATTGAGAGATGAACAGCTGCTGTACCACCAGAAGATCATACAGATCTGCGACGTTTTTTCCGCGCTCGTGGAAGAAAGGCCATACCGAAGTGCGCTGAGCATCGAAGAAGCGCTCGGGGTGATCGAAAAAGAGGTTGCACACGGTAAACTCGACGCAGGCATCTTTGAAAGGCTCAAGGCAATAGCCCGCAACTACGACCTTAAAGAACTAATCTCTTTCAAACACGTGTTTGAAGAACTGTTCCAAGAGGATGTTGATGAAGTGAGTCAGATGATCAGCCTGGAAGCGGAAAAAATTTAATCTTTCCGGGAGGGAAGGACATGAAAGGTTTCATCGTCAACGTTTGGTTGCAAACCTGGTCCAGAATGTTCGGCGCAGAGACCGTGAAGAGGTTGAAGGAAAAGTACGGTGTGCCCCTCGACACTTTCTACAAACCGATCGAAGACGTGCCGGATGATCTACCTGTCAACATGTCGAAAGAACTGGCAGCGATGAAGAATCTCACTTACGAAGAACTCTGGTATCGAACTGGTAAGGAAAACCTGAGAACGTTCTTCGAACACTACCCTGAATACTTCAAGAAATCGGGTTTTCTCTCGTTCATGGCCGCGATGGACGCGGTCCACAGGGTGCTGACCAGAAGGATCAAGGGTGCGACGCCACCGAGGGTCTTCTTCAAACTGGTCGATCCGCACAGAGCGATCGTGAGGTACGAGTCCAGGAGAAACTTCAAGAACTACTTTTTGGGCCTGATGGAGGCGGCCTCCGAGCTGTTCAACGATCCAGTGAAGTACAAAATTTTACGGGAGGGTAGTGCCGACGGAAAGAATTTCCTCGAGGTTCAAATAGAAGCGACGAAAGCGTACGGAAGGTTCGAAAAGCTCAGGAGCCTGACGGTTCTGGGTCTTGGGTTCATCAAGTCGATCGTTCCCATCAACGTGCTGATGATCCCGTTGTTCAGTTTTCTCATCGTGTTTCTGGTTTTCACCTTCGTACCAGCTGGGAACCTCATCAGATCGATCATCAGTGCTCTGGGTATCTCTGCCCTGATGTTTTTCGACGTCAAAGGTTTGGAGAAGGGTTTGAAAGTGCTGAAAGAGACTGTGGGGTTGATCTCCAGAAAGAACTTCGATAATCCCGTTTTGATCGGCAACGTGAAAGAATTCTCCGATCTCTCTGAAAGCCTGAACGAATCTGTGGAGAAGATCAAGGAAGTGTTCCTGGGAATATCCGGTGACATCCAGGAGATAAGCACCTACTCGTCTAAGGTGATAGACGCCGTGAACAGCATGAGAGAACAACTCGACACCATGGGCTCGCTTTCGAACGAGATAGCCAACACCGCGGTACAGATAAGCAACGACACCGAGAGGATCTCGAACGCGGTGACGTCGAACGTTGACACCATCACGGCCATAATATCTGAACAAACGCAGATCGTGAAATCTCTCAACGAAGCTGTTTCACTGATCGTCCGTTCGGCGGGCAACGTCGAGCAATCCGCAGACGGCATAGTCAAAATGAGTCAGAGGTTCTCCAACCTCGTGGAAGAGGCAAGAAAGTTACAAGAACAGGCCGGCATGATCATGCAGGTTGCGGCGACCGTGTCGAGCATCGCGGAACAGACCAACCTGCTCGCGCTCAACGCCGCTATAGAAGCCGCGAGGAGCGGGGAAGCGGGAAGAGGCTTCGCGGTCGTGGCAGACGAGATAAGAAAGCTCGCCGAGGAGAGTCGAAATTCTTCTTCGAAGATAGCCGAATTCCTCTCGTCCATAAACACTGGCATCGACAGATTGGTTCAAACCATCCAGGCAGAGTTCAACGAGATGAAGGAACAATCGAACAGATTGCTCGAAAGCTCCGAGAAAAACAAAGAATCCAGTAACGTGATCTCCAACATATCGCGCAAACTCAACGAACTGATAGACACTCTCAACGAGCAGGCCAGCAAACTCAACGGCATAACGAGCAGCATTCAGAACCTGCTCGCGATCTCCGAAGAGAGCTCCGCGACGGCAGAAGAGATAAGTTCTTCGATACAGAACTTCTTCGCGCAACTCAAAGTCGTGCTCGACAACGTGAACGAAACGATCAAGTTGCTCTCGATGATAAGGGAGAACTTCGAAGGAATGGTCCTGTGACCCTCACGGTTCAGCGATTTTCGAGATCCTCTATTCTTAGCCCTTCGCGGATCTGAGAAACGAACGTTCCGTCTCGAATCGGCCCTGGCGGCCGTTGGGAACTTCCCGGCGGACCAGTCAGTGAGTGTCCGTGCGTTCATTTTGCAGTATAATTACAGGAGTGAAATATTTTTGCACAACCCAATCAGGAACGAAAACGGTCGAAGGGTTGGGAGGTTCGCAGGTTGAAACGTCTTTCGACGTTGATGATCTTAACTGGTTACTACGTTCTCACCCTCGTACTCTTGTTCTGGGTAAGGCTGGACATTGTGATCATCGCGGGCATGCTCCTACTTCCAATGTTGCTTGCGGCGTTCTTCTGGAAACTGAAAGGTGCCGTGGTTTCGGCTCTTATAAACTCTTCACTGTTCGTTCTGGCATACTCAGCTTTCAAGCCGTTGAGCTTTCCAAGGCTCCTCGTCGCTGCGATTTCTTATTTGATCGTCGGACTGGTACTCGGTGTGCTGATGAACCTCCTCGAAAAAGAGAGGAAGAAGCTTTTTGCGAGTGAACAGAGATACAGGAGATTGTACGAGGAGTTGAAGACCTACCTTGAGCTGGTTCCCGTCATGGTTGTCGCCCTCGATCTTGAGGGTAACGTCAAATTTGTGAACAAAAAAGCCTGCGAGATACTCGAGTGCTGTGAAGAGGAGATCGTCGGTAAGAACTGGTTCGAAAATTTCCTGCCCGATCCGATCAAAGACGAAGTCAGAGAGGTCTTCGAAAGAATCAAAAATGGAGAACTCGAGCCGGTCAGGGTTCACGAGAATCCCGTGATCACCAGAACGAAAAAAGAGAGACTGATCCTCTGGCACAACAGTTTTCTCAGAAGCGAAAACGGCCAGATCGAATTCATCGTCAGCGCTGGGATGGATGTCACCGAGCGCAGACAACTTGAATCCAAACTCGAGGAAGAATTCCGGATGACGCAGATATTGCTCGAAACGGCAACGGGTTTGCTGATGAGTGATCTGAACGCTGAAGAAAGGGCAACGATCGTCACGAAAACCTGCGTGGAAAAACTCGGAGCTTCCCTGGCCTGGGTCGGCTACGCTGCTCCCGACAGGAGCGTACAAATATTTGGAACCTATCCACCGAACCATCCCTACGTGCAGGGCTTGATCGTCCGCTGGGACGACAGCCCATACGCGCAAGGAGCGGCGGGTAGGTCCATCAAAACGGGTAAGCCTCAGAAGATAGAGGACACCTTGACGAACCACAGGTTCGAAGCCTGGCGCGAGAAGATCGCCCCGTACGGTTTGAGAACACTCGCGGCGTTCCCAATGATCGATCCGAAGGGCGTCTACGGTACGCTCGTCGTCTACAGCGACAAACTCGGGTTCTTCGACGAGACCAGAATGCGGTACTTTGAAATTCTGGCTCACATTTCCGCCGCAGCTTTGGAGAACGCGAGACTGTTCGAGGACTTGAAGAACAGTTTTCAGAAGCTGCAATCTGTACAGAAGGTGGATAGAGCGATCCTCACGTCGAAGGATCTGAAAGAAAGCCTGAACGTGTTACTCGATGAGATCGTGAGCCAGCTCAGAGTAGACGCCGCGGCGATCCTGCTGTACGATCCCGAGGAGAAAACGCTGGTATACTCTCTCGGAAAGGGTTTGACGGACGTGTCAGTACAAACGATCGCCTCCAGAAGGGCGAGGTATACAGACTCAGGGCAGATAGATCTGGAAGATGAACACATCAAGAAAGTCATGGAGCAGGAAAAGTTCGCATGGCGCTATGCTCAACCACTCACGACGAAAGATGAACTTCTGGGAGTTCTGGAGCTGTTCGGCAGGTCACACTTCGAACCCGATCACGAGTGGCTCGAATTTTTGAAGCTGATCGCCCAACAAGCGGTCATAGCGATAGAACGAGTTTTCATGATCGAAAAGCTCGAAAAAGCCAACACTGAGTTGCTCAAGGCCTACGATGAAACCATCGAAGCTCTGGTCTACGCGATAGACTTGAGGGATGAAGAAACGGAGGGACACAGCAAAAGAGTGGCGTCACTGACCGTTGAAATCGCGAAGGAATTCATGAACGAAGAAGAGCTCGTTCATGTCTACAGAGGAGCGCTCCTGCACGATATAGGTAAGCTGGCGGTTCCCGATCACATACTGCGGAAACCTGGCAGGTTGAGTGACGAGGAGTGGAAAATAATCAAAATGCATCCGGTTTACGCATACGAAATGCTGTCCAAGATCGAATATCTCAAACCGGCGCTCGATATACCCTACTGCCACCACGAAAGGTACGACGGAACTGGTTATCCGAGAGGGTTGAAAAAAGAAGAGATTCCCCTGGCTGCGAGAATTTTCGCCGTTGTGGACGTGTACGACGCACTCACGCACGACAGGCCCTACCGAAAGGCGTGGTCAAGACAGCAGGCGATAGAGTACATCAAAGAAGAAAGCAATAAACAGTTCGATCCGAAGGTTGTGGAGGTTTTTTTGAGAGTCATCGAAGAGAAGGGTTGGGAGTAAGTATGTCAGCAGATCTCGAAGCGTGTGTGGAGGTATTCAGAGAGATAGGCGCGATAGCGTCGATGCTCCTGAGCGAACAAACAGAGGATGTTTACCAGCAAATCCTGGAAAGGTCCATCAAGATAGTACCGGGCGCCCAGGCTGGTTCGGTACTCGTGAGAGAAAACAACAGGTTCAAGTACGTTGCGGCGGCTGGCTACGATCTTGAACAGCTCAAGAAAATCAGTTTCAGCGTTGAAGAGGAGGAATTCTGGGCCGGAAAGGATAAGGATCACGTTATTCTCGTCAGGGATAACGTGATCGCGTTCAACGAAACCATTGTGAAGGATGAACGCCTCGAAGTGTTGAAGGAAGCCGGCAGCCTCAGGAAAGTCAAATCCACGCTCGTCATACCCGTGAGGGTCAAAGGTGAGCTCAGGCTGGTGCTGAACCTGGACAATTTTGAAAGCAGCGAGGCGTTTGACAGCAACTCTGTCATCATCGCCAAGGTGCTCGCAAACATGCTGGCCACGATCTTCAAAAGGCTCGAACTCGAAAAGGAACTCATGGAAAAGAATCGACTGCTCGAGTACATGTCCTACCACGATGTTCTGACGGGACTTGCGAACAGGAGAATGTTTGAGGAGTTCGCCGAGAAGATGCTTTTACTCGCGAAGAG includes:
- a CDS encoding DUF438 domain-containing protein, which codes for MEQKEKVELFKTILKRLHQGESIESLKEEFGEIISKLSPFEIATIEQELLREGEITVRDIVKMCDLHVELFRGAVSGASSKIEELPQGHPLRNLFEENKEILKDSEALSLLASTAFSLPEGEKKGELLSRLKELLRQMRNIGFTHYTREEMLVFPYLERRGITAVPSVLWSKHDEIRLKVKLVLDLYETSKDEERLKKESLELSRMMADMVFRENNILYPTLLVLLSEGEWAAVSQFEEEIGFYKIDVKREWQPSQKPLLPFEIDPRVDEETYRKMPEEVRKVVGTLTPDNYMVRKEKDLEFRSGFLNVEELEAIFRTLPLDITFIDENDRVKFFSHGQRIFHRAITVIGRPVQFCHPPRSVHIVNRILKSFKEGRKRVAEFWINLGGRLVHIRYFPVHSRNGEYLGTLELVQDVTDIKKLEGEKRLLDWKDQ
- the rd gene encoding rubredoxin produces the protein MKKYRCMLCGYIYDPEVGDPDANVPPGTPFEALPDDWVCPLCGASKDQFEPVE
- a CDS encoding class II SORL domain-containing protein, with protein sequence MKLADFIKSEDFKKEKHVPVIEAPDKVKKNEPVQITVTVGKEIPHPNTTEHHIRWIQVFFQPDGDPYIYEVGKYEFSAHGESVQGPNTGAVYTEPVVVSKVKLNRSGTILALSYCNIHGLWESSKKIVVEE
- a CDS encoding rubrerythrin family protein, with amino-acid sequence MREMTKKFLEDAFAGESMAHMKYLIFAEEAEQRGLKKLANLFRAIAYAEFVHARNHYRELGKIYREMPENVQQCIDGETFEINEMYPVYNTVAQFQQEKGAERSTKFAWEAEKIHAEMYKKAKQLVEKKEDYPAAKIYICPVCGHTVENEPPEKCPVCGAPKNSYREFSV
- the pgl gene encoding 6-phosphogluconolactonase is translated as MAKTVIYLLDEGFVEFTANVIFEKLRSLLSEKEKLFIVLAGGKTPIPVYETLARYNIQWEKIHFFLSDERYVPLDSERSNFKNISEALFKKVSVPDENVHFVDTNLPLERCAERYEREIRNTTDHFDVCILGMGPDGHVASIFDVELGKSERWVVTTPAAGDPHVRRISLTFNALNSAEYIFFVIGGEEKKKRLAEVLLDSPIPARHVRGKRETVWFVSER
- the zwf gene encoding glucose-6-phosphate dehydrogenase — encoded protein: MNCRVEPKTCPENVVTDLSCFPKVNEPFGMVIFGASGDLTKRKLVPALNSLFRANVLPKDFFVLGVARTPMSDEDFRQRLKVDSEFSSKCYYASIDYRSEESFRHLKDSLEKLLKGTHAKTLVFYLAVPPDVYVPIIENLSRVGLNSEENPKTRIVIEKPFGKDLNSARALEETLQRSFREHQIYRIDHYLGKETVQNILVFRFANFIFEEIWNNKFVDHVQITIAEDIGVEHRAGYFETTGLLRDMFQNHMLQLLALVAMEPPASFNAESFRDERIKLLRSIRPFKVEELKNWIVRGQYGSNVIDGKYIPSYREEPGVAPDSNVETFVAMKLFIDNWRWSGVPFYLRSGKRLAKKITQIAVVFKKVPHSVFSSLSVEQIEPNAIIFTIQPNEGISLCFQLKRPCPGMVPQLLSMDFKYEDHFGVKLPDAYERLILDVLLGDPTLFMRKDDLEVSWQLLDPILKAWEREPERFAPEIYRAGSWGPKEADELIERDGRRWLRP
- a CDS encoding HD domain-containing phosphohydrolase, coding for MDLTIKVPLKSFVKLFREMKVLEYKYFVKHSIQVAKLTMKIAEKLDLPYDRDNAYLLGLFHDLGLILKASIENYDLFADMFRRVPDLERVVTTLDRQDQHSAISYMIARQSKPLCPVCARAILYHHTPFQKIKEDDDLILLSSSIKTADLISLAALKQEETNKELDAEFFTHVISSIKKDAGIPDDVKKAAVDVLLDVIANSIISDDDLCFDSDQKLDITDFKQLARIIATLLDFRSPYTRNHTFVCMKIAEILSGETLGDADVTLISTAALLHDIGKIKTPLSILHKRGRLDAEEFVIMKRHVVDTYYMLERADLRVFSIIGAAHHERLDGSGYPLGLRDEQLLYHQKIIQICDVFSALVEERPYRSALSIEEALGVIEKEVAHGKLDAGIFERLKAIARNYDLKELISFKHVFEELFQEDVDEVSQMISLEAEKI
- a CDS encoding heme NO-binding domain-containing protein, whose amino-acid sequence is MKGFIVNVWLQTWSRMFGAETVKRLKEKYGVPLDTFYKPIEDVPDDLPVNMSKELAAMKNLTYEELWYRTGKENLRTFFEHYPEYFKKSGFLSFMAAMDAVHRVLTRRIKGATPPRVFFKLVDPHRAIVRYESRRNFKNYFLGLMEAASELFNDPVKYKILREGSADGKNFLEVQIEATKAYGRFEKLRSLTVLGLGFIKSIVPINVLMIPLFSFLIVFLVFTFVPAGNLIRSIISALGISALMFFDVKGLEKGLKVLKETVGLISRKNFDNPVLIGNVKEFSDLSESLNESVEKIKEVFLGISGDIQEISTYSSKVIDAVNSMREQLDTMGSLSNEIANTAVQISNDTERISNAVTSNVDTITAIISEQTQIVKSLNEAVSLIVRSAGNVEQSADGIVKMSQRFSNLVEEARKLQEQAGMIMQVAATVSSIAEQTNLLALNAAIEAARSGEAGRGFAVVADEIRKLAEESRNSSSKIAEFLSSINTGIDRLVQTIQAEFNEMKEQSNRLLESSEKNKESSNVISNISRKLNELIDTLNEQASKLNGITSSIQNLLAISEESSATAEEISSSIQNFFAQLKVVLDNVNETIKLLSMIRENFEGMVL
- a CDS encoding HD domain-containing phosphohydrolase, which codes for MKRLSTLMILTGYYVLTLVLLFWVRLDIVIIAGMLLLPMLLAAFFWKLKGAVVSALINSSLFVLAYSAFKPLSFPRLLVAAISYLIVGLVLGVLMNLLEKERKKLFASEQRYRRLYEELKTYLELVPVMVVALDLEGNVKFVNKKACEILECCEEEIVGKNWFENFLPDPIKDEVREVFERIKNGELEPVRVHENPVITRTKKERLILWHNSFLRSENGQIEFIVSAGMDVTERRQLESKLEEEFRMTQILLETATGLLMSDLNAEERATIVTKTCVEKLGASLAWVGYAAPDRSVQIFGTYPPNHPYVQGLIVRWDDSPYAQGAAGRSIKTGKPQKIEDTLTNHRFEAWREKIAPYGLRTLAAFPMIDPKGVYGTLVVYSDKLGFFDETRMRYFEILAHISAAALENARLFEDLKNSFQKLQSVQKVDRAILTSKDLKESLNVLLDEIVSQLRVDAAAILLYDPEEKTLVYSLGKGLTDVSVQTIASRRARYTDSGQIDLEDEHIKKVMEQEKFAWRYAQPLTTKDELLGVLELFGRSHFEPDHEWLEFLKLIAQQAVIAIERVFMIEKLEKANTELLKAYDETIEALVYAIDLRDEETEGHSKRVASLTVEIAKEFMNEEELVHVYRGALLHDIGKLAVPDHILRKPGRLSDEEWKIIKMHPVYAYEMLSKIEYLKPALDIPYCHHERYDGTGYPRGLKKEEIPLAARIFAVVDVYDALTHDRPYRKAWSRQQAIEYIKEESNKQFDPKVVEVFLRVIEEKGWE
- a CDS encoding sensor domain-containing diguanylate cyclase, which gives rise to MSADLEACVEVFREIGAIASMLLSEQTEDVYQQILERSIKIVPGAQAGSVLVRENNRFKYVAAAGYDLEQLKKISFSVEEEEFWAGKDKDHVILVRDNVIAFNETIVKDERLEVLKEAGSLRKVKSTLVIPVRVKGELRLVLNLDNFESSEAFDSNSVIIAKVLANMLATIFKRLELEKELMEKNRLLEYMSYHDVLTGLANRRMFEEFAEKMLLLAKREEKTLSVLFLDLDKFKSVNDLYGHHTGDEVLKRVACRLERCVRASDMVSKFGGDEFVILAYDCSKPKAKLLAERLIKAVEEPIKVGDLTFELSASVGVATFPEDGGELAELIRLSDERLYMAKKGRSKIVVSG